From one Drosophila subpulchrella strain 33 F10 #4 breed RU33 chromosome 3L, RU_Dsub_v1.1 Primary Assembly, whole genome shotgun sequence genomic stretch:
- the LOC119555598 gene encoding probable tubulin polyglutamylase TTLL1, with protein MAVVWDRSQWTQAWRTDSLQPTVRLSGTRATTSGTTIMYGRQAGGANQSVANGTSNSGANSGGAGAQGHDKMKIGFCTDLDKSVLVNNFEKRGWHQVNGDDDWHFYWAGVQTCRNIFSVDSGYRMHDNQMINHFPNHYELSRKDLLVKNIKRYRKDLERDGNPLAEKTESNNSSGTRYLYLDFVPTTFVLPADYNMFVEEYRKFPLSTWIMKPCGKSQGAGIFLINKLSKLKKWSREAKGPFHPQIAKESYVISRYIDNPLLIGGKKFDLRLYVLVASFRPLKAYLFKQGFCRFCTVKYDTSVTELDNMYVHLTNVSVQKHGGEYNTLHGGKWSVQNLALYLEGTRGKEVTDRLFGAISWLIVHSLRAVAPVMASDRHCFECYGYDIIIDNALKPWLVEVNASPSLTSTTVNDRILKYKLIDNILSVVLPPDGVPDVRWNKVPSADALGNFELLIDEELAAQDEQQNSSSNAHSKTSKMGSRWK; from the coding sequence ATGGCCGTTGTTTGGGACAGGAGTCAATGGACGCAGGCGTGGCGGACCGACAGTCTTCAGCCGACGGTCCGCTTGAGCGGTACAAGGGCCACCACGAGCGGTACAACCATCATGTACGGTCGCCAGGCGGGCGGTGCAAACCAATCGGTGGCGAATGGCACCTCAAACAGTGGGGCAAATAGTGGTGGTGCCGGTGCCCAGGGACAtgataaaatgaaaattgGTTTCTGCACGGATCTGGATAAATCTGTTTTGGTCAACAATTTCGAAAAGCGCGGTTGGCATCAGGTGAATGGCGATGATGATTGGCATTTCTATTGGGCCGGTGTGCAGACCTGCCGGAATATATTCAGTGTGGATAGTGGTTATAGGATGCATGATAATCAGATGATCAATCATTTTCCCAATCACTACGAACTATCGCGCAAGGATTTACTGGTTAAGAACATCAAACGCTATCGCAAGGACCTCGAAAGAGATGGTAATCCTTTGGCGGAGAAAACCGAATCCAATAATTCCAGTGGTACTAGGTATTTGTATCTGGATTTTGTGCCCACCACATTCGTATTACCAGCGGATTATAATATGTTCGTGGAGGAATATCGGAAATTTCCGCTGAGCACTTGGATCATGAAACCGTGTGGAAAATCCCAAGGAGCGGGTATATTCCTAATCAACAAGCTATCCAAACTCAAGAAGTGGTCAAGGGAGGCCAAGGGTCCTTTCCATCCCCAAATAGCCAAGGAGTCCTATGTGATCTCCAGATATATAGACAATCCCCTGCTGATTGGCGGTAAAAAATTTGATCTGCGTTTATATGTTCTGGTGGCTTCATTTCGACCCTTGAAGGCATATCTCTTTAAGCAGGGTTTCTGCCGTTTTTGTACTGTAAAATACGATACTAGTGTTACGGAATTGGataatatgtatgtacatcTGACCAATGTGAGTGTACAGAAACATGGCGGCGAATATAATACCCTACATGGTGGTAAATGGTCCGTGCAAAATCTAGCCTTATATCTGGAAGGAACCCGGGGAAAGGAGGTTACGGATCGCCTGTTCGGAGCTATATCCTGGCTTATAGTGCACTCCTTGAGAGCTGTGGCTCCTGTGATGGCCAGCGATAGGCATTGTTTCGAGTGCTATGGCTACGATATCATTATAGATAATGCCTTGAAACCTTGGCTTGTGGAGGTCAATGCCTCACCTTCGCTAACCTCAACCACTGTCAACGATAGGATCCTGAAATACAAGCTGATTGACAATATATTATCGGTGGTTTTACCCCCTGATGGAGTGCCCGATGTGCGTTGGAACAAAGTTCCCAGTGCGGATGCTTTGGGCAACTTTGAACTCCTCATCGATGAAGAGTTGGCTGCCCAGGATGAACAACAAAATAGCAGCAGTAATGCCCATAGCAAAACCTCCAAAATGGGCAGTCGTTGGAAGTGA
- the LOC119555599 gene encoding uncharacterized protein LOC119555599 produces the protein MTHRGVSFSEFFVKTPSSRCTELKAQKVANELVMKNKEVRDKLLNNRLPTYSELRKIMRSAGRQADLNPVTYKSMMEIRQSQIDHRRLKSIKSSGDSFGYQARILNRSQLTNEFGQKQDIFRKNLELLGRINKTNRLKGCIDSFNRHYPALQPNRSKIRELADRLSQENRQLGCRLSQVKSKVDSHNPWVAPVKPLEQKASEQTVKAFLPYMPSPRLGKRTAHVLLRPIIYFDLAVRENNQFLGRLLLQLYTELSPEVVLQFVRMATHNDVRCHRFVRIFSDLWMEGELVPHGNDPLRNHHSVKYSFLEPTKLTGVISYPWDYRHHFPQGLLSYTISFKPSVVPWQRVIFGRICGGLRVLQNCHEFSTKNGKMKKTVIVTRCGLL, from the exons ATGACTCATCGCGGAGTTTCCTTTTCGGAGTTTTTTGTAAAAACCCCATCTAGTCGGTGCACCGAGCTGAAGGCCCAAAAGGTGGCCAATGAACTGGTGATGAAAAACAAAGAGGTGCGGGACAAGTTGTTAAACAATCGATTACCCACCTATTCGGAACTCCGAAAGATAATGCGATCGGCGGGCAGGCAAGCGGACCTAAATCCGGTCACCTATAAGAGCATGATGGAGATACGACAGTCACAAATCGATCATAGACGTCTGAAGAGTATCAAATCCTCGGGAGACTCTTTTGGTTATCAGGCTCGCATCCTCAATCGCAGTCAGTTGACCAACGAGTTCGGCCAAAAACAGGACATCTTTCGCAAAAATCTCGAGCTCCTCGGGCGGATCAACAAGACCAATCGACTGAAGGGCTGCATTGATAGCTTCAATCGCCATTATCCCGCCCTTCAGCCGAATCGGAGCAAGATCCGTGAGCTGGCAGACCGTCTGAGCCAGGAGAACAGGCAACTCGGTTGCCGCCTTTCGCAGGTCAAGTCTAAG GTGGACTCTCACAATCCTTGGGTGGCGCCCGTCAAGCCCCTTGAGCAGAAGGCCTCTGAACAGACGGTGAAGGCATTTCTACCCTATATGCCATCGCCCCGGTTGGGAAAACGTACTGCCCATGTCCTGTTGCGTCCCATAATATATTTCGATTTGGCAGTAAGGGAGAACAACCAGTTCTTGGGTCGATTACTCCTGCAACTCTACACGGAACTCAGTCCGGAGGTGGTGCTGCAATTTGTGCGAATGGCCACCCACAACGATGTAAGATGCCATCGGTTTGTGCGAATATTTTCGGATCTTTGGATGGAGGGAGAACTTGTGCCGCATGGCAACGATCCTTTGCGTAACCATCACAGCGTAAAGTACTCCTTTCTGGAACCCACCAAGTTGACGGGGGTGATCTCGTATCCGTGGGACTATCGCCACCACTTTCCCCAGGGTCTCCTCAGCTACACCATCAGCTTCAAGCCCTCGGTGGTTCCTTGGCAGCGGGTCATCTTCGGACGGATCTGCGGTGGCCTCAGGGTCCTCCAGAACTGCCACGAGTTCAGCACCAAAAATGGCAAAATGAAGAAAACCGTGATTGTCACACGGTGTGGCCTGCTCTAA